Proteins found in one Triticum urartu cultivar G1812 chromosome 4, Tu2.1, whole genome shotgun sequence genomic segment:
- the LOC125551558 gene encoding uncharacterized protein LOC125551558, translated as MGRKIGTLQLEDIGDHHLSVEVSQASDDDSPVSPCIGSVHQAEIPNLATDDERRHLMASSLHSCKLHVYDYPSVSIPVVWGSHPPSQVNKEDITSEGNWAYLDPHAVLPVDQIDSANNQVCDETPVQCFTQESRDLFTDKTMVDQRETKKIASLHGLSASIWTGLEEECFLLGLHIFGKNLSLVSKFIGSKTVGEVLSYYYGRFYNGTAYKRWSHLRRTRTTRCILGRSIFTGRRQQELISRLKLKISKEVHASLVEVLRSLGSDLTSLEECVFTLKSTIGAETFVEVVGIGKGKHDLTGFVQDTSKTNKGLSVSANTPKGINCSMLAREEIVNTLTGDSRRSKAKLNDLFWEAVWPRLLARGWHSEQPKDVRTTKNCLVYLVPAIKKFSRRKLTKGTHYFDSITDVLKKVAADPTLLQLETDGIDNGAPVDINGRATGQDGPLDSDLELPMFTIIDTSLVQGEAPFKVRALRSLPADANISFGCTDHSDNMSSDGSSQEQHSDGNLSDDQECHGQVTAPVNDIEMGSVYSTTKESLVDMLEAMRTAPQSVFPVNGHSSDDQHSGISSGNGDKADLTCCSVLGRKTGRLVYLSPKRRRFARYSNDQTSQHSFYLPDGADFEKKKLKPLSTTSKPTVIDLGGSFQTRTLADCSMITEVAKPTTNGRLLKKRNVVNTNEDKSSEGKFDAVARTSMGGTLPDNHDCLQKNEDLTVVNTNEDKSPSISNNEIVPDVLEAAGKHDLTVETSSRRQGTRNRPPTVRALEAVALGLLGGTKRKGDARSLMTRRPQRARKNED; from the exons ATGGGACGCAAG ATAGGGACACTTCAGTTAGAAGACATTGGTGATCACCATTTATCTGTAGAAGTTTCTCAAGCTTCGGATGATGACTCACCAGTATCCCCATGCATAGGAAGTGTGCACCAGGCAGAAATCCCCAATCTAGCCACAGACGATGAACGACGTCATCTCATGGCCAGCTCACTCCACAGTTGCAAGTTACATGTGTATGATTATCCTAGTGTTTCTATACCAGTTGTATGGGGAAGCCATCCACCAAGTCAAGTTAACAAGGAAGATATTACAAGTGAAGGTAACTGGGCATATCTGGATCCTCATGCTGTGCTACCAGTAGATCAAATTGACTCTGCAAATAATCAAGTTTGTGATGAAACACCGGTTCAGTGTTTCACCCAAGAAAGCCGTGACCTCTTCACTGACAAGACAATGGTGGATCAAAGAGAAACAAAAAAAATTGCTTCACTGCATGGCTTATCTGCCTCCATTTGGACTGGTCTAGAAGAAGAATGCTTTCTTCTTGGGCTGCACATTTTTGGTAAAAATCTCAGCCTGGTGAGCAAGTTTATAGGGAGCAAGACTGTTGGGGAGGTGCTCTCCTACTACTATGGGAGGTTCTATAATGGAACTGCATATAAAAGATGGTCGCACCTTAGAAGGACAAGAACTACTAGATGCATTCTCGGGAGAAGCATTTTTACTGGTCGGCGACAACAGGAGCTTATATCTCGTTTGAAATTGAAAATATCCAAGGAGGTTCATGCTTCGTTAGTTGAG GTTTTAAGGTCTTTGGGCTCTGACCTAACATCTTTAGAGGAATGTGTCTTCACTCTGAAATCCACCATTGGAGCAGAAACTTTTGTTGAGGTCGTTGGGATTGGTAAAGGGAAGCATGATTTGACTGGATTTGTTCAGGACACATCCAAAACAAACAAAGGTCTATCTGTTTCTGCCAACACACCTAAAGGCATAAATTGTTCCATGCTTGCTAGAGAAGAGATAGTCAACACCTTAACAGGTGATTCCAGGAGAAGTAAGGCGAAATTAAATGATCTGTTTTGGGAAGCTGTTTGGCCCCGTTTGCTTGCAAGAGGGTGGCACTCAGAGCAGCCAAAAGACGTCCGCACAACCAAGAATTGCCTTGTATATTTGGTGCCTGCTATCAAAAAATTCTCAAGAAGGAAGCTCACTAAAGGCACTCACTATTTCGATTCTATCACTGACGTCCTTAAAAAAGTGGCAGCAGACCCCACTCTTCTTCAGCTAGAGACAGATGGAATAGATAATGGTGCACCTGTTGATATAAATGGCCGGGCAACAGGCCAAGATGGTCCTTTGGATAGTGATCTGGAGCTTCCAATGTTCACTATAATTGATACTAGCTTGGTCCAAGGGGAAGCACCCTTCAAAGTGAGGGCTCTGAGAAGCTTACCTGCTGATGCAAATATTAGCTTTGGATGTACAGATCATTCAGATAATATGTCAAGTGACGGTTCCTCTCAGGAGCAACATAGTGATGGTAACTTGTCAGATGACCAGGAATGTCATGGACAAGTGACAGCTCCTGTTAATGACATTGAAATGGGATCAGTTTACAGTACAACCAAAGAATCGCTGGTGGATATGTTGGAAGCCATGAGGACTGCACCACAATCTGTCTTTCCAGTTAATGGCCATTCTTCCGATGATCAGCACTCAGGCATTTCTAGTGGTAATGGTGACAAAGCAGACTTGACATGCTGCTCTGTCCTTGGAAGGAAAACTGGGAGACTAGTGTATTTATCTCCAAAGCGCAGAAGATTTGCTAGGTACAGTAATGACCAGACCAGCCAACACAGCTTTTATTTACCAGATGGTGCTGATTTCGAGAAAAAGAAACTGAAGCCTTTATCCACTACATCAAAGCCAACTGTTATTGATCTTGGTGGTAGTTTCCAAACCAGAACACTGGCAGACTGTTCCATGATAACAGAGGTAGCGAAGCCTACTACCAACGGCAGATTGCTTAAGAAGCGGAATGTGGTGAATACAAATGAGGACAAGTCATCAGAAGGAAAGTTTGATGCAGTAGCCAGGACTAGCATGGGAGGGACTTTGCCAGACAATCATGATTGTTTGCAGAAAAATGAAGATCTAACTGTGGTGAATACAAATGAGGACAAGTCACCTTCCATTTCGAATAACGAGATAGTTCCTGATGTTTTGGAGGCGGCCGGAAAACATGATCTAACTGTTGAGACGAGCTCTCGGAGGCAGGGAACCAGAAATCGGCCTCCCACCGTAAGAGCTCTGGAAGCAGTTGCTCTTGGTCTCCTCGGAGGCACAAAGCGCAAGGGGGACGCAAGAAGCTTGATGACAAGAAGGCCTCAGCGGGCTCGCAAGAACGAAGACTGA